The genomic interval GCTCTGGATACACAGTTTGGGATTGCGTAGCGCTCCCAGCCATCTCCTCTGATACTGGGGATGCTCAGCAGGGCATACTGCTGATTCCAGGGCCTGAAACTGAGGCTGGGGCCTGATCATCCTCACCCTGGGAACAGGTATGGGTGCAGGGACAGGCTGAGCCTGAACCATGCCACCCTGGGTACAGGAACAGGTGCAGGGTTAGGTTAGGACCAAGCCACCCCCACCCTGGGAAAAGTATGGGTGCAGGGACTGGCCGAGCTCGAGGCTGCACAGGGGCTGCTGAGGAGCAGGCTTTCTGCTGTAGCGAAGATTAAGTTATCCAGGGGTTGCAGGATGTGAATACACTTAAAGTGTGATACACTTAAacacatacagtgtatcacaaaagtgagtacacccctcacatttgtGCAGATATTTaggtatatcttttcatgggacaacactgacaaaatgacactttgacacaatgaaaagtagtctgtgtgcagcttatgtaacagtgtaaatttattcttccattaaaataactcaatatacagccattaatgtctaaaccagtggcaacaaaagtgagtacacccctcagagactacacctgtaaatgtccaaatttagcactgcttgtcatttcctcTCCAAAACGTCATGTGACtagttagtgttactaggtctcaggtgtgcatagggagcaggtgtgttcaattttgtagtacagctctcacactctctcatactggtcactgaaagttccagcatggcaaagaactctgaggatcttaaaagacgaattgttgctctacacaaaggctgttatataagctgcacacagactacttttcattgtgtcaaagtgtccttttgtcagtgttgtcccatgaaaagatatacttaaatatatgcagacatgtgagggttgtactcacttttgtgatacactgtacatGGCTGAAAGTAATCACAGTAGACATGACCAAGGaagcaaatacaaacacaataaacaagAGACAAATGgctgacaaaacaaaacaggaagtagtcaagtcaagtttatttctaaagcacatttaaaaacagcagttgaccaaagtgctgtacatttaaaataaaacaacttaGTAACCAAAATAACCAAAAATATGAGAATACCTACACTGGGGAAGACTTAACCAAGACATGGGAAACAAAGGGAGAACCAATCAATAATAAGACTATGGAAGTtaaactcaaaacaaaacaggcagaATGCAGAAAGACAAGATAAACATGGGGACCAGAGTGGGGAAAGGGGAAGGGATCACAAAAGAGAACTAAGCAATCTAATGTCTTCCATAACTAAACTAGAGACACCACTAATACAACAGAGAACTACTACAAGGATCAGAAACACTCAGAAGAACAAGTAAACTAAAACATTATAAAAAGAAATTAGGAAACCCTCACAAATAAAAATCCCCCTCAAAAACCCAAAAAGAATGAAGACCAGACAAAACTTGAAACACGACCCAGAAACCATGacatcaggttaaaaaaaaaaaaaaggctaaacaAAGGTGTGACAGACCTTCATAGTTCAGCTCCCTGATGGATGAAGCAACCTGATATAAACCTTCCACAGACTCAGATAATTCACTGTGTGCATTTGATTCATGAATGTACTTGTACTCCATGTATACTGGCTATGCTactatatttcagttttatttttattaaaaaaatatttttcaaaacatAATGCATGAGGAGTTAAATGTTACCTATATAACTCTAAATGGGTATGTTGAAGTTAACAAATAcagatatgtttatttttttattatgttgaCAATATATGTTCTAATAATCTGCACTAATTCTAGTATTGCATACATGATCTCGACTCATAAAAACCTTCATGAGCctatgtacattttcattgcagcttTGCTCCTGAACTGTGTTCTTTTTAGTGCAAATATTTATCCCAAacttctgattgactttttatctgaaaaacaaGTCACATCATATTCAGCCtgtctctttcagttttttatgttttacactCTAGGCAGTTCGGAGTTCCTTCTCTTGGCAGGTATGGCTTATGACAGATATGTGGCTATTTGCAAACCTCTGCAATATCAAACCATCATGACAAAAACCACTGTGAGTATTTTCCTGGTCATAGCTTGGCTTTTTCCTGCTCTTCACGTTGCAGTCCAAACAATTGGGAGTGCTGAAGCTAAACTGTGTAACTTTAACTTAAAAGGAATATTTTGTAACAATGCAATTTTCACTCTTGAGTGTGAAAGGTCAAGATTAATTACTGTATTTGGAGTGGTTTGTTTATTTGATCTTGTAATACTTCCTATGCTCTTCATAGTTTTCACATACATGAACATTTTTATAGTCTCTTATCGAAGTTGTAAAGAAATTAGGAAGAAAGCTGCAGAGACCTGTTTACCCCATCTGTTAGTTTTAATCAGCATTTCCTGCTTAAGTATCTATGATATCAGTATAGCTCGAGTGGAATCAGATTTTCCAAAAACTGCACGTTTAATAATGACTTTACAAATAGTGCTCTATCATCCTTTGTTTAATCCATTTATTTATGGGCTCAAAATGAAGGAAATTTCTAAACACCTAAAAAACTTGTGTCAGGCCAAAATCATTTCATGCATTAACACTGAATGCTAAGGTGCAGTACTTTGTTCTGTAATCAGTTTTATGCAGTTGgtgaaaacatttcatttaacacaatcGAGTCAGTCATGTAAGTATATTGGATctgtggaagtttttttttagcaaactgTTACTGCAATCATAATAAGATGAAAATGATATTATGTGCTGTGGGTTTATTAATGAAGTGAATAGTGAAAATGATGCTGCTCCACAATGAGAATGGGCTGaattgttctgttctgtttccAATAATTCTAAATCCAATACCTCGAACTCTGCATTTTGATGATAAACATCATATTTAAACTATACGAATTATATTAAATGCCTATATTCTCATTCCTGTCtttcacactttttctttttaaattgtatgtttTGATTCTTAGTAAAGCATTCATGTAAATAGGGTGTAAGCACTACAATTTCTGATATACAGAGTTTAATTAAGTTACATACTAAGAGCTTTTGGTGAAACATTTAAGCATTTACAATTGCCTTTCTCTTAACACTTAGCACTTTAAGTAACAGCATAGGTAATTGAATACtactcaaaaaaatttaaaaagggcCTTTCTCAATCAGAGTATAatatcaagtcagttaaacttctgggatattgatctagTCAGTGAAGAGCGGAGGGGTCTGTTAATCTGTTTTCAGGTGATCTGGTGTTAATCAGAGACAAGAGATTAAGGGAGACTGAGCAAATCACGTGACATCCTAGGCCCCCAATTGTATTTGTCTGTTGTTAGGTTGTTGTTATGTGGTTGTTTAGTATCGAGTGTCCAAACATTTCCTGAAGGTCTGCGAGAATGACCACCTAAGGTGTTCAATTTTGCTGTGCCATAAACTGCACCAATAACAGCAAGAGTTCATTGACCCCAGGATGGGTCAGAACCAAAGATTTCATCAGTTTCCTACTGACAAAAAGTGAGCATCAATGCTGTGAGTCAGTGTGAATAGTGAAAAACTGAGTTCATCTGATGATTAAATAAAGTTCCAATAACATGGGCTAACTGTAGCTAACTGCGCAATCACAGTAGCATTACTGATGGAGACATCCTGGAAATCCTCAAAAAGCCTCAGTACAGGTGCATGTCAATGGACTTTTTCAGTTGCTGGTTTTAGATTattaaaactttaattaaaacaagAGGCTTCTCTTGATTCTTTTCAATTCTTTAAACCTGATAGAAGGAAAAACTATGACCCAAATTAATCATTTACATTGTTGAGTGGGATCTCTGGTGTGTAGGATTCCGCTAATTCTAAACACTGTGCTTGAACAGACAAAGTTTATCTTCCCATTGAACAGAAAAGTATGGCAGACGCTAGCTTCGGTGGGCACTGTTTTTGGTGACATCACAGGCATAGCTGCTCAGTCTCCCTTAATCCCTTGTCTCCGGTGTTAATAaagttaacaacaggtgcactagaggggcaacaatgagaccacccccaaaacaaatggtttgactgatgtttttttccttctttatctTTTCTGACAgcttttcactagttctgcagtTGGctggggtcagtgtcactactggttgcatgaggtgatacctggaccctacagaggttgcacaggtagtccaactcctccaggatgacacattaatacgtgccattgccagaaggttttctGTGTCTTCCAGCCGTGTCTCCCAGGAGATTCAAGGAGATCAgtagttactctaggagagccagacagggccatagaaggtcactgaggtagttaaacaactccttggtggcagggctccTGCAGTGGATGAAATTTattcctgagttcctgaagggcCTGAATGCTGTAGGGTTGTTTGTTTGGcacacctctgcaacactgcatagagatctggggcagtgcctctggattggcagacaggaatggtggtccccatctttaagaagcaCCTGAGAGGGATCACGCTCTTCAGCCTACCTGGAAAGGTCTATGGCAGCATGCTGGAAAAGAGAGTTCTTCCATTAGATGAACCTCAGTTTCAAGAGGAACGCTGGATCAGCTCTTTATtttctcaaggatatttgagtgtgcgtgggagtttacCCATCCAGTcttcatgtgctttgtggacctggagaatGCATTTGACCGCATCCCTTGGGATATCCTGTGGGGGACGCTGCAGGAGTGTGGGATGTCTGGCCCATTTTACGGGCCAGGGTCATTCCCTGTACAAttgcagcaagagcttggtgcGCATTGCTGGTAATAAGTCAGAATAGTTTCCAGTGGGTTTTGGACTCAGCAGTAAAACAAGCGTGTGTAGTAGCATGTGCACCTCACATGTAGCCATCACTCTACCAAGGGTGTGGCCATTTCTTGGGGGACAATGAGCGATGTCCCACTAAGGTAAATCTGTGCATTAGCATCCTGGGCTGCACTTTGCACATTTGCTAGGTTCAATTGCTCTGCTGCTGACTGACCAGTAAGTTATTCCTTGTGACACTGCTGGTACAATTCATCCATATTGCTTACTGCCACTGGAAGTCAGGAGAGAATGAAACAGAATGTAAGTTACAAAGGAAACAATGACTGTAAATTCCCAAATGACTGCCAGTCATGCTCATCACTCAGAACATTTCATCTTTCCTGTAAATGATGGGATTATTGCAAAGTGCATTAACAATTTTTTCCTCCTGAATTGCATTGCAGTTTACAGTATGACAGTGTATGATGTTAATAGAGTATAATACTGTTCAGATTTCACTGTAGATCTACATCAAATTATCTTAGTgtgaataatgaaaaaaaaatagcatgttgAAACCTGTGTTATTTCACTGGAACCTTTCAGCTCCTTTTTGCTTAATTTTTATCACCtttcaagttatttttgtttgaatattgtttgttatgaaaaaaaaaatattcccatAGTGGTATAGAGTCACAAAAACTATTAGTTTGTGAATATTTCCCCTCTAAAgtcttttaaacttttattagTTGTGTGgatatgaaaacacattttctgtaaTATCAGAGAAATTGTGTGCTAttgaaatgtgctttgtgtaTGCATCTGGGTTTATATTACTATACAGCTGATCACTTACCCAttcttttgtttaaaaacaatgGTTTTTTGCTAAGTGCAAAGTCTGGTTAAAGAAGAGTGCAAAAATGTGTACCCGTGTATTTAAGGCCTAAAACCTGTCAGTTCAAGTCTCCAGAGTTTAAAGTTGCAACATAGTAGCAGGTCTTTGTGGAGGACTTAATGAGATCCACGGAGGTTGAAGTTTCATTATATATTTGTCTGATTTGAACAGTTCACTTTCTAAAGATGAACACACACCAAGTTTAGGTATTTATGAATACAACAATCATCATATTAAAACTATTGTATGTGTGCTGCTTGTTAcacattttgtctgttttcaaTATTACTGTTTAatttctgaatgaatgaaatgaatcTAACATATATAGCACTTGGTGGTCATGTGGAAGTAGAGAAATACAGATATCTTTATTTTGTGATCATGTTTACAGTATATATTCTAATAATCTGCAGCAATTCCACTATTGTGTGGCTTATCATGATTCACAAAAGCCTTCATGAGCctatgtacattttcattgctgctTTGTTACTGAACTCTGTTCTTTTGAGCACTGTGATCTACCCAAAGCTTTTGATtgactttttatctgaaaaacagATCATTTTGTATCAAGCCTGTCTCTTTcaagtatttatgttttatgttttaagcACTTCAGAATTCTTACTGCTGACAGCGATGGCTTATGACAGATATGTGTCTATATGTAAACCTCTGCAATATCCAACTATCATGAGAAGAACAACAGTCAATATCTTCCTGGTTTTGGCCTGGTTTCTACCTGCTGTTCAGGTTGCAGTGCCAATAGCAGGAAATGCAAACACACCGCTGTGTAACTTTACTTTGAAAGGTATTTTTTGTAACAATTCTGTCAACCATCTTAGTTGTGTGACATCAAGAGCACTTTCTGTATATGGTATGGTTGTTCTATTTAACGTTGCACTTTTTCCTATGCTTTTCATACTTTTTACATACACAAAGATAATTATAGTTGCTTATCAGAGTTGtggaaatgtaaagaaaaaggcTCTACAAACCTGTTTGCCTCATGTGCTAGTTCTAATTAACTATTCTTGTTTGCTTACATATGATATGGTCATGGTTAGGCTGGAGTCAGAGTTTCCAAAAACTGCACGCTTTGTAATGACATTGCAGTTTGTAACATATAATCCTCTCTGCAATCCAATCATATATGgactaaaaatgaaagaaatttctAAACACCTCAAAACATTGTTCTGTTGATCTGACATAAATTAATTAAGCCAttcatagtcttttttttttttttaattgttgcacATTGTTTATTAAAGAAATGTTAAGTGTGGTCTGATTTTCAGGACGTCTTTAATGTAAGCTTTTCTTTCTATGAATAATAAGCACAATAATAAAGTAGCACCTTTTTCAATGTAATAACTGATAGATTCAAAAGTAGCTATTcagaacattttattatttttagtcaTTCCCATTTTTATATTAATTGGATAAAAAATATTGCTATTAGTGTTTAGAGTCATTTGAAATGTTTATCATAAACAATAATCgatttcctcttttgttttgtaatgttttttggTGCTCAAAGTGTGACGTTCAAAAACAGGGCTTAACCTGTTTGTCATGTAGCTGTAAGCAGATCATTATTTCAAATCGTAAatgaaaagtaaacaaataatAAGATCTTGACTGTCTgttgtcacttttttttgtatatttctgaATTATGAATTTGTTAATAGTTCCATCTTTCATTGCTCTagcatttttaatgattttcacAAGAGAATTACAAACAGAGAAGAAGTAGACTGACAGGGCCAGTGCTTAAGAAATTAAGACTGTTGTATTGTTCAGTTTTTCTATaactatactgctcaaaaaaaaaaattaagggaatTCTATTCAGTCAGGGTATACCATCAAGTCAATGAAACCTTTTGGATGGATcaggtcagttaagtagcagcgAAGGTTATTAATCTGTTTCAGGTTTCgcctgctttggtgttaatgaacaacaggtgcactagaggggaaACGATGAGACaaccccatccatccatccatccatccattctcttctgcttatccttttttAGGATTggagggggggctggagcctatcccagctgtcatagggtgagaagcagggtacactctgtgcagtttgccagcctgtcgcagggccaacatgAAGGGACCGATGACCATTCTCACTCACATTCGCACCTattgtttgaacatggtgttctaTATGGGCAAACTGTGGTTTGTAAAGAAGCCCAATAACAGAATACCACTCGGGTTCAGGTCAGACAGGCCATGCCTCCCAGCcgtgcccctccaggtctcactgtcattgtccacCTAAGCATTGAAATCTctcagtcaccagatggagcactcttgAGCACCCCATCCAACTACTCCAAGAAGGCTAGGTACACTAAACTCAGTGAcatgcagtcaggggaggcaggtgaggaagtgataagagaaaatacatttgaccactttaatgttctataaaactgttctataaaactgttttctgaattatttcaatcctttaatggtcaaaatctCTGAATTTACACAtcgcctgttcaaacacatggaagaaatgcaggctgaggcagtgcagtgctgtgccTCACttctggtggcgctgtgtcacatacaataaatgaagcaggcaGTTGGCCATGCCCGTTGCTGTCTCTCAACATATTgccaatatacatgtttgattacacatgtgctacacatgctgatgttccacagtctgtctaataaACTGACTGAATGTGTgcgacatgtttattctttgtgatcatAAATGCAtggtgaaaatacacaggggGAGGCGGAGAGTACCATGCCACACCGATAGGGGGCAGTGCTGTAGGAGTGCTGTCTTAGCAGCAGGATAGGCACATGGACTTCACCTTCAAATGAAGGTAagataataaatgtttttttgttttttttatttaaaaatagaaatgcccccccccccccccccccccccaaaaaaaagaaattgtttgactttacattaaatattttgtttttcttaccaTCATGTTTGAACAGTATGGAGTTGATCAAAGCAGAATGAATCATTagtataattaaaattgaaatataagcttctattttggAGTCATATATGTGAACATCCAACTCCAGAGGATGTGCCTCACCCATCACAAACCTCACTGCACGTCACTGACTTCTTGTCAACAAGCCGAGGAGAAACAAGAACAACCACCCCAGCCTCTCAAGGGGGGCAACTCCAGACTTGAATGGAGTTCAGCTTGTCccacatgtttaaataaatgccACCCATTtcttgtaaaatataaagaaattagtcatggctcaagatttttgcactgtTCTGTATAATGAGTGATCCATgccaattaaaatgtattagaCCAGTATTAACTTGATCGATCTGGGTAGGGTGTGTAACTCTGATCAGCTATTTGGGCTGAGTTTTGTGGGGGCAGGGATGAAGTCTTTGGAAATTTGCACAGGACTCATAAACCTCATAGTGCCTTCCAGAAAATGGGACGTTTGAAGACTACTAATAAAATGGCATCTAGATTACTCGTGACTGAACTCTACAGACTCCCGCAGAACCTTAAACTCTTTGTGGAGGATTTCCATTAGGGTCAGGCGTGGGTCAGAGCTGGACAGTTTCTTATTTACAGACTCCAAAATGTCCACCACATTGCTGGTTTGTGGAGAGGCCAGTTCTGGGGAGTCTTCAGGGTGGCTTCTTTTAGTAGACGGAGCTCCTTTGCTGCTGGAGGCACTCTTGTCTTTTTTGCCCATGACAACTCACTCGAAACACTCATCGATATAAATCTGTAAACTGTCTAGGTTTTCTTTGCTCATTCTAGAGATCAGATGTTATTGAAAAAATGCCTAGAAATGATTCTTTATTATCTTTAAAGCTGTCTAAATGTAAGCTGGTGGAGaaaactaccgtattttccagactataagtcgcactttttttcatagtttggccaggggtgcgacctatactccggagcgacttatatgtgaaattattaacaaatTAACCagaatactccagccacttgacatctctgtGAACCGGGGcgttaaggcagtcttgcgtaacctgtgggagcagtggatgatggatggacagCTTCACGGCAACcaggagaatgcgccacccaactttcctggaagtcattggatggatcaacaaaacatgggcttcagtgacaaccgaaaccatcctgtcaggattcagaaaggccagaataattggaactgcaactgaTGACGACtctgacgaaagcgacacagaagaggaagcggcccTTCGTCTACCTATGGAGTGTGtgttttggctggtgcgacttatactccggagcgacttatagtctgaaaaatacggtaatcacTGAAATTTTTGCAGTTGGTGGCACACCACACGTTCCTGCATCACTAAAGCATATCTCCTCTCACAACAGCAGCAAGGACAGGCTTGAGGACATCTGATGGGTGCTCAGCCTGAGCATGAGAGTTCAAAGTCAGTGAATCCTGCTCTGTCTGTACCTGAACCTGAGTGCGAGTGTCCCAAGCTGCCAGAGTGTCCAGAGTCAGGGCCAGAGCATCCCGCTACTTCAGAGAGTCCAGAGTGTCTGGAGCCCGAGCTCCTCCAGCATCTGAAGTTGAGGCCGAGGGTCTCAAGCATCCAGCGTCTGAACCTGAGCCCAAGGGTCCTGAGCTTCCCATGTCTGAACCTGATCCAGAAGGTCCGGAGCTGCCTGAGTCTGAACCCTAGTGTGAGGGTCCCAAGCCACCTGAGCATCCGAAGCCTGAGCCACCAGATCCCACTCCACCTGAGCATCTGAAGCCACCAGAAGTGTATGTCAAATGTCGAGGCTTCAGAACTGATGCTACATTGTCCATGTATGCTTACAAAAAGTCTTAATTTTAAAGATTGTGTTTTGGAGTCccgtcccaccgggaagaggccccgtggtagacccaggacacgctggagagattatgtatctcggctggcctgggaacgccttggggtccctccggatgagctggaggaggtggctggggagagggaagcttgggcttctctgcttaggcttctgcccccgcgacccggccccggataagcggaagaaaatggatggatggatggatggtgttttGGATAAGATCAGATCAGTCTGAGGCTTGAACACAAATCATTCTGCTCATTTAGGAAataatgtgaaaaagtaatcaaCAATACACTACAATTGCATATTATTTTAGCCTGCAAATGCATTACAAAATAGGTAAGGTAAAAATGTATCTTTCACAGTAAGGTTAAACTGAGATTATATTATACCATACCACTAAATATTCCCTTCAATAATTTCAATTTAGGCCATATGTCCTGTGGTGTGTAGCAAAGGTCCATTCTACATTTGCATCCCATGGCCCAAACCATTAGTGGTGAAAACTACCACATCATTCAGGTTAAGGCACTTTGATCATCTTATTCATGCAtggaaacaggaaaataaaaggCCTCTTTCGCTTTCGTTTGTTTAGCTTTTTTCATCCACACTGATGAATTTTTGCCTATATTACTAAGCTTATAAGACGTCTATGGATACAAAAAGTATGGGGAAACACGATAAAGGACAATATATAGATAACAAGTTTGCTGAAGTTGTTTACATGATAGTGGAGACCTTAATGAGATCCATAGAGGATGGATGGTTTTCTGAAAAGATGAAGCCACAAAGTCACTCCCCTTTGTACTCCACTGCAGGaaatatattattacaatacTCTAAGTCTTGTCTATTCATTTGTTATTCATTAGTACCTGTTATGTGATCTGATTCTACAGCTGATAACATTTTGGTTCATTCAATGGATGTTGAATTAAATGTAACATTAATAACTCTTGGTGGGTTTGTAGAATTGCACAGATACAGATATCTTTATTTTGTCGTCATATTCACACTTTATATTCTGATACTCTGCTGTAATTGCACTATAGTGTGCATTATCTGGACTCATACAAACCTTCATGAGCcaatgtacattttcattgcagcttTGTTAATCAACTCTGTTCTTTACAGCACAACTATTTACCCAAAGCTTTTATCTGATGTTTTgtctgaaaaacaggttatatCATATCCACTCTGTCTCTTCCAAGGTTTTACATATTACATCTTGGATGGTTCAGAGATTTTACTGTTGGCAGCCATGGCCTATGACAGGTATGTGTCTATATGCAAACCCCTGCAATATCCAGTTATCATGAATAAAATaactgtacatgtctgtctggTTTCAGCTTGGGTTATGCCTGCTTTTGAGATTGTGGTGTTAGCTGTGTTGTATTCTAATGTAAAACTCTGTACGTTTACCCTGACAGGAATTTTTTGTAACAATTCATGTTACAAGCTTCAGTGTGTGCCCTCAGTAGCAATATCTATATATGGTGTGGTCCTGTTAATAAATATTGCTTTTGTGCCTCTGCTTTTCATACTTTTTTCATACATCAGGATTCTTAGGATATCTTACCAAAGTTGTAG from Archocentrus centrarchus isolate MPI-CPG fArcCen1 chromosome 21, fArcCen1, whole genome shotgun sequence carries:
- the LOC115800175 gene encoding olfactory receptor 6N2-like, which codes for MDVELNVTLITLGGFVELHRYRYLYFVVIFTLYILILCCNCTIVCIIWTHTNLHEPMYIFIAALLINSVLYSTTIYPKLLSDVLSEKQVISYPLCLFQGFTYYILDGSEILLLAAMAYDRYVSICKPLQYPVIMNKITVHVCLVSAWVMPAFEIVVLAVLYSNVKLCTFTLTGIFCNNSCYKLQCVPSVAISIYGVVLLINIAFVPLLFILFSYIRILRISYQSCREVRKKAAKTCLPHLLVLINFSCFIVFDVIIVRQESDLSKTLRLILTFQSILFHPLLNPIIYGLKMSEISKHLKILMCLVKKQ
- the LOC115801010 gene encoding olfactory receptor 6N2-like → MNEMNLTYIALGGHVEVEKYRYLYFVIMFTVYILIICSNSTIVWLIMIHKSLHEPMYIFIAALLLNSVLLSTVIYPKLLIDFLSEKQIILYQACLFQVFMFYVLSTSEFLLLTAMAYDRYVSICKPLQYPTIMRRTTVNIFLVLAWFLPAVQVAVPIAGNANTPLCNFTLKGIFCNNSVNHLSCVTSRALSVYGMVVLFNVALFPMLFILFTYTKIIIVAYQSCGNVKKKALQTCLPHVLVLINYSCLLTYDMVMVRLESEFPKTARFVMTLQFVTYNPLCNPIIYGLKMKEISKHLKTLFC
- the LOC115800173 gene encoding olfactory receptor 4C12-like, with translation MHEELNVTYITLNGYVEVNKYRYVYFFIMLTIYVLIICTNSSIAYMISTHKNLHEPMYIFIAALLLNCVLFSANIYPKLLIDFLSEKQVTSYSACLFQFFMFYTLGSSEFLLLAGMAYDRYVAICKPLQYQTIMTKTTVSIFLVIAWLFPALHVAVQTIGSAEAKLCNFNLKGIFCNNAIFTLECERSRLITVFGVVCLFDLVILPMLFIVFTYMNIFIVSYRSCKEIRKKAAETCLPHLLVLISISCLSIYDISIARVESDFPKTARLIMTLQIVLYHPLFNPFIYGLKMKEISKHLKNLCQAKIISCINTEC